Below is a window of Arabidopsis thaliana chromosome 2, partial sequence DNA.
ttttccaaaataattaattttacattaaatttttaatttaaattgtcaatcacattatcaatcaaatttaattcaaacaaacttcacatcaatcccttaaaattagcataaacttcacattaattatttagacatgaaaatatttatttaaagatttaaatcttctaaatttttgcttttagagttattatattattacctaaaaggcaaaaaatattaattttttaaatattattatttgtatatttaaacttcataaaacattattaatatttgaatttataaaaagtttaatctatcaaaaataattaacatcattatataatatatagagttttaaaaaatctcaaaacaaatttcgtcatattttatgattcgaaattttaagaatgaacatatattaaccaattggcaaaaaatgtgtgggttcaacgtcccgcaacgactaaaatattttgacaatgattcataaacatattataaataacatcaatattaataaaataaacagtttttttttgtggacgggtttggcaggacgttacttagtAACAAtggtaaactataaaataatttatatatttttatatatattaattttagaaaatgaatTGTCTTCGCGGTGTACCAatggttaaaatctagtggagtattaaaatcaaaacaactaACTTCTTTAGACTTATGGTGGCCAACAAAGCAACAACGGGAAAGTGGTCtcctttcaactttttctttctcccccattttcatgaaatattaaaaatatctcaaaagaGCATAATACGACATTAATTTGCATTAATCGTCAAGTTGCAATTATGTGTCTAATCATATTTACAATGCtacacaaataaatatattatagttatCAATAAACTCTCTAATTTGGCGTCTTGTTTCTCCCTTACCATTTGAGAACTCAATTTTTCTCcaagagaaaaacaagaattccAAGGAGAGATAATTAAGTTATGGGTATGTCACCATTAACGGTGAAGAAACTTGGTTTCATCTTCATGATTGTTTCAGCTTCTGCTCTTTCTGTCTCCTTTGCAGGTTTCACTTCTCTCACCCACtctcttctgttttgttgCAGCTTTTCTCTATACTTCATGTGCGCAAGAAATTCTTTAGTCCTTGTTAGAAAGAAATGATCACAATTGTATAATCTTTAGTCCTTGTTAGAAAGAAATGATCAATATTGTAGTTTGTCGTTGTGTAAAGAAACTACTAAACAATGATGATCATGATTTAGTTATACTGTATGTACAATTAAGTAACctatttttcttatagatGTAACAAATAAACTTCTTTTGTTATGCAGGCCGACCATCgatttttgttcataaaaaaataaatcttcgCGAAGAGGTTAGTCTAACTAACATATGAAGGGGAATGTGTTTCATGTAACTTTGTGCATAAATAAGCAtacattttctaaatttgaatacataataaatcttttttgctttcaataaataattttggagCTGAATTTGGTTAAATGATAATGTGACTCAGATGGTGGAAAGAAGCATGCATGAGCATGAGAGGCTTCTAAGAATGAACACAAAGGATTATGGGAACAACAGTCCGTCACCTAGACTTGAGAGACCTCCTTTCAAGCTTATACCCAATTGATGACATTAGAATTGGTTCTAATCCATccttaaataatatatacatatataggtAGAATTAGTTTCAGTGACTATATAGTTCCATCGAAATTTGGAGATGTAATATAAATAAAGGTAAGAAGCTAGCTTGAGCTATGCTATACTCTTATATTTGGTGTGCTGCATAGATTTTGGCATTTTGCCATACATCCATGGCATCACAATCatgtgtctttgtttttggttttcaaatatatatttatgttgcatgcaatattatttatatgtatatatatatatatatatatatatatgagaatttGAATTCTTACTATTAGACAGAGATAGTCTAACAGTAAAAAATTTGTGATTTGAGTTCTATAACGGTTCGCTAATAATTTCTAATCAACCTCTAGATCtattattatgatattttctgAGAAATTCCTTAGGCATGACGATTTTTAATCTATATGAATTTACATcgaattttattgtttttcttgttttagttAACAATTTTTCTGTTTAGTTTGATTTCAACACTAAGAACTTTCcgtgtgaacaaaagaactttgtgaATCTGATCCTTAAGTATTATAATGAACTCTTAATTTGAGGGACTTACTTGAAGTCTAATTTGATATATGTCAATTACCAATTAAGAAAGCCTTCCCATTTGTTTGATACAACACAATCGAGGTGACACTAGTATGGCCAAAGAGATAGTTCACgatagaaaatcaaaaatcaaactttgcCTCACCAAAGATTGATGTAGTAGAAACTAAAAACACCATGAGAAACTCTCATgttagaaaatcaaaattcaaataataatcaaaataaatttatattcaagagttgtatatatatatatatatatactagagTCGTCGGATGCATCTAAACCATAGTCCTTGATTCATATATGTGACGTTTTCATCTCCACAAATGGGTAATTGTGTTATTACATAGTTTAACCAAGACGACATCGTCTATATACAACCATTTAGGGCATGTGTtgtccaaattatttttgctATGAATCATAGCGTATAACAATGTTTGTAccaattttgtattattattcaagtcaaaacataaaaaaaatgtttgtttttggtcaatGACCTTTACGTAAGtcacatacaaaataaaattgtaagaaagaTGCATATAGAATCTTTAAAGCATTCTGAAATTTGATAAAAGTAGACATTAATAATGAGAGTggaataatataattatatgcTTATATACATCTTTCTTACAAATTCATTTTGTCTATGACCCTTTACTAATTTAGATAATTACATACTCTTATCACCTCTCTCTTAGTTACAGTTAATGAattatgaacaaaaatatggTAATATGACATTAATGTGTTTAACCTTCGAAAGATATATCGATGGCgcaagtaaaaaaaagagttgaaacgagtttttaaaagagagaCAATTTACATGAgatatttttcgttttaattCTTAGAATTGAAACTGTTAGTTACTCTCAATTTTGTTCATTAAACACTCTCATTATTGATTTCTCTTATCAGCACTGATGGTATTAGACCTGTGGCACCAATAGCACCTCTTGAGGGGTTTTATGCAAATCCAAAAGTTAAAGATGTCAATTGGAATTGGAAGTAATTCAAAGGGCTTTTATgcaaaagtttgtttttctcataaaagtttaaatgGACCGGACTATAGTCTGGGTCGCAATTAAAATCGCTTCAAATTCCCGAGTCAGAGTCTCTCAGCTTCGAAGCACGAGCGAGCGAGGCAAACCAAAAAGAATCCAATTtacatcatcttctccaaaatTCAGCTCGAAATTTTCAACCTTTACTGGTTTAATGGACATTCTCCAGACCGATCAAGCTTCCTCAAACGGTATACGAATCTCTCTGTGAAAAAAATTAGgtctttcttctgattttaGTGTCACTACATTATATGCATGTCGTTCCCAAACCCGATTTTGTGTTAGTTGATCCaaatatttgaagaaattatGAGTAATTTTGCAATGTTCTGAAGCCAAAGTTGttgtctttcttgtttttgtttatttggagAGTAATGTGACAGATGGGTTTTGTTTACATTGTGATGACAGGGTACTATAAGAATGTGcataaaagaaagcaaaatcaaGTTGATGATGGACCTGAAGCAAAGCGGGTCAAGAGTTCAGCCAAAGTTATTGATTACTCTAACCCATTTGCAGTTAGTAACATGCTTGAAGCTTTAGATAGTGGTAAATTTGGGAGTGTTAGTAAAGAGTTGGAAGAGATAGCTGATATGAGGATGGATTTGGTTAAGCGTTCTATTTGGTTATACCCGTCGCTAGCGTATACCGTGTTTGAAGCTGAGAAGACGATGGATAATCAACAGGTTGTGGAAGGTGTTATTAatttggatgatgatgatgatgatgatactgaTGTGGAGAAGAAAGCTCTCTGTGTTGTTCCTTCGTCGTCTGAGATTGTGCTTCttgattctgatgatgaagacaatGAGAGGCAGAGGCCTATGTATCAGTTTCAGTCTACTCTTGTACAGCATCAGAAGAATCAAGGGGATGTGACTCCATTAATACCGCAATGCTCTTTCGAGGAGGTCGATTTAGGGAGGGGCAAGGAGATGCCTTCTGCCATTAAAGCCATTGTTGTaagttctgtttttctttcaagcTAGGTTACAAATCAATGTCACCTGTATTTACAAACTAGCTAGCCATACAAgaggtttatttttttgtttatttgtaattttgtcaGGAGGGACAAACAAGTAGAGGCAAAGTCCTTCCTATAGAAAATGGTGTGGTTAATGAGAAAGGTGTCTACGTGGGCGTTGAGGAGGATGACAGTGATAATGAGTCTGAAGCAGCAGATGAAGATCTTGGTAATATCTGGAATGAAATGGCCTTGTCAATAGAGTGTTCCAAGGTATATATGTCTGAACAGTTACTTCAGATGGAATTGAAATTTCAGTCGTTCAAGAAATGAACAAAACAATCTTGTGTTATGTTACCTCTTGCCGTAATACTCAATTGTGAAGAAACTcaagtttaattatttgtgtttttctccctttctttttggttgatAGAGTTTCTGTTTGACAAATCGGTTGGTATGGACTCTACGTATGCATTAATCAGATTGAGTTATCATTTTCGTGAAGAGGGTTCTGTACTCTTTTCTGTCACTATAGTGCTCCTAGGGCTTGATGTTGCACCTCTTAGATTTCTTGCATTTGAGATATTTAGTAGAAAGCTCATTTAAGAACTTAGCTCCTTAAATTTGATCTTATTTTTTGCCTCTTTTCCTGCTTTATTCATTTCTGATTCCAATAAATGTACAGGATGTAGCAAGGGAGACTTCACATAAGGAAAAGGCAGATGTAGTGGAAGATTGTGAGCACTCATTTATTCTAAAGGACGATATGGGTTATGTTTGCCGTGTCTGCGGAGTTATTGAGAAAAGTATACTAGAGATAATTGATGTGCAATTCACTAAAGTAAGTATCCTATTTTCTGATACTACGCTAATTTGTGCTTTCAGGGAAAAGTATGTTTCTTACTCGACAAATTTTGTTGTCTGAATACAATAGGGTAGGAGTTCTTCATACATGTGGTCTATTTTCATTACCTCCATTATGCCTagggttttaaattttgttatcaaattgTTATGAAACCTGTAATATCCATATGATCTTGAAATTGTTTCCCAAGTCAGAGTTTGGCGGAGCTTCTAATTTTTCTTGTAACTTTCACTGTAGGCAAAACGAAACACAAGAACATATGCCTCTGAAACTAGAACTAAAAGGTTTGGCGAATCTGATAATGAACTTAAGTTTTCTGAAGAAGGGTTGATGATAGGTGGACTTGCTGCTCATCCAACGCATGCTGCCGAAATGAAGCCTCATCAAATTGAGGGATTTCAGTTCCTTTGCAGCAATTTAGTGGCTGACGATCCTGGTGGCTGTATCATGGCTCATGCTCCAGGCTCTGGAAAAACCTTCATGATCATCAGTTTTATGCAGAGCTTTCTTGCAAAGTATCCTCAGGCTAAGCCATTGGTTGTTCTCCCAAAAGGTATTCTGCCTACTTGGAAAAAAGAGTTCGTGAGATGGCAAGTTGAGGACATACCACTGCTTGATTTCTATAGTGCTAAAGCAGAGAACCGGGCACAGCAGCTGTCTATTTTGAAACAgtggatggagaagaagagtatcTTATTTCTTGGGTACCAGCAGTTCTCAACTATTGTGTGTGATGATACAACCGACTCACTTTCTTGCCAGGAGATACTGCTCAAGGTACCTTCGATCCTCATTTTGGATGAAGGACACACTCCAAGGAATGAGGACACAAATTTATTGCAGTCACTTGCCCAAGTCCAAACACCAAGAAAAGTTGTCCTCTCAGGAACGCTTTATCAGAACCATGTAAAGGAGGTTTTCAACATTCTGAACCTTGTTCGACCCAAATTCCTCAAATTGGATACCTCCAAATCTGCTGTGAAGAGAATCTTGGCTTATACTCCATGCGATGTCAGGGGGAGACTTACTGGAAGTAATTCAGATATGGCTTCAATGTTCAATGAAACTGTGGAGCACACCCTGCAGAAGAGCGAGGATTTCACAGTGAAAATTAAAGTAATCCAAGATTTGCGGGAGATGACAAAGAAAGTGCTTCATTACTATAAAGGAGATTTCCTAGATGAGCTTCCTGGACTTGCTGATTTCACTGTGGTTCTTAATCTGTCTCCAAAGCAGTTGAACGAAGTGAAGAAGTTAAGACgtgagaagagaaaatttaaGGTTTCGGCTGTGGGAAGTGCAATTTACCTTCACCCGAAGCTGAAAGTTTTCTCTGACAAGTCTGATGATGTTTCTGATACAACTATGGACGAAATGGTAGAGAAGCTAGATTTGAATGAAGGCGTCAAAGCAAAGTTCTTCCTTAACTTGATAAACCTGTGCGACTCAGCTGGTGAAAAGCTCTTGGTTTTCAGCCAGTATCTCATTCCACTAAAGTTTCTTGAAAGACTAGCTGCTTTAGCTAAGGGATGGAAACTAGGGAAAgaagtttttgttcttacagGCAATACCAGTTCTGAGCAGCGTGAGTGGTCAATGGAAACGTTTAACAGTTCGCCAGACGCCAAAATATTCTTTGGTTCGATAAAAGCATGTGGAGAAGGTATCTCGCTTGTTGGAGCATCTCGCATACTAATATTGGATGTTCCCCTAAACCCTTCTGTGACCCGCCAAGCTATTGGGCGAGCGTTTCGACCCGGACAAAAGAAGATGGTGCATGCATATAGATTGATTGCTGGGTCATCACCTGAGGAAGAGGATCACAACACTTGTTTCAAAAAGGAAGTCATCTCAAAGATGTGGTTCGAGTGGAACGAGTACTGCGGATATCAAAACTTTGAGGTAGAGACGATCGATGTGGATGAAGCTGGTGATACGTTCCTCGAAAGTCCTGCCTTAAGAGAAGACATAAGAGTTCTCTACAAAAGGTAAAATCAGTTTAGATCAGATCCACACATAACTCTTCAACTCACATTTCTCTGTTATTGAACTTCCTTAATGCTTCTTTTTTCAGGTAAACGCAGACAGAAACTTGTGCTTCCGCTTTTTGGACATGCTTAGGTTTTAGAAACCTGTCAATAAGATAACTTCGGGTAGATCCTTTTGAATTTTCTGAATGATTGTTAGCATTTTAAGTGTAATTTTAATGTCAAAACATTTGATCTCATGTACCTCTAACCATATAATTAGGTCTCCTCATGTTTAAATATGAAACAGATCGTGTCTAATCTCAGATTGTCTCCTCATGTTTTCTCATTAATCTACAATTTCGTTTTTTGGGTTTACTTTCACAAAAGAATCCATTTCTACACCTTTCTATTCTCCTCAAGCTACAAAATCATGCAACAATTGTGAAGAGCCAATCTGGTGCTGGTGGTTGCGAGAGTTTAAGTACTGTAGATCGGTTCCCGAGATGGTATTCTTGTAGTTATCTATCCCACCGGACATAGGAACATCGCCACGAGCATCGGAATTCTGAATCCCCAACGTTAAAGACATCCCACCATTACCATTTCTTGTCATGTCAGTCACCATCATGAACCGGTCACCACCATGGGCCACTGTGTTTTGTCTCATGCTACTGCTTGCCACACCAGGTACATGCCCATTGTTGGAACTAGACTCAGTTTGCAGCTCTTGAATCTCGGTGATTTCTGGTGTGTTTTCAGAAGACTGGTTGGGATCATTCTCCTGCAATGCATCTGTGAATTCCTCCTTGTACATCTCCTCCACCATCGGTTTCCAGAGACGCACACGCGCATTTATGAACCAGTTCGATACCTTTCAACAATCATCAAACGaaacaatgaaaaatgaaCACACCAGAAAGAAAAGTATTAAATGAGAGAAACGGCACAAAAGCTAACAGTGCAATACCTGGCCTCGGCTCAACCCCGTTTGTCTAGCGAGCATGATCTTGTCTGAATCCTTTGGATAACTAAGCTCAAGGTTTTGAAACAAATGGTCAGAGTCTCTTGTGGTC
It encodes the following:
- a CDS encoding aspartate carbamoyltransferase (unknown protein; FUNCTIONS IN: molecular_function unknown; INVOLVED IN: biological_process unknown; LOCATED IN: endomembrane system; BEST Arabidopsis thaliana protein match is: unknown protein (TAIR:AT4G34600.1); Has 35333 Blast hits to 34131 proteins in 2444 species: Archae - 798; Bacteria - 22429; Metazoa - 974; Fungi - 991; Plants - 531; Viruses - 0; Other Eukaryotes - 9610 (source: NCBI BLink).), with the protein product MGMSPLTVKKLGFIFMIVSASALSVSFAGRPSIFVHKKINLREEMVERSMHEHERLLRMNTKDYGNNSPSPRLERPPFKLIPN
- the DRD1 gene encoding SNF2 domain-containing protein / helicase domain-containing protein, whose translation is MDILQTDQASSNGYYKNVHKRKQNQVDDGPEAKRVKSSAKVIDYSNPFAVSNMLEALDSGKFGSVSKELEEIADMRMDLVKRSIWLYPSLAYTVFEAEKTMDNQQVVEGVINLDDDDDDDTDVEKKALCVVPSSSEIVLLDSDDEDNERQRPMYQFQSTLVQHQKNQGDVTPLIPQCSFEEVDLGRGKEMPSAIKAIVEGQTSRGKVLPIENGVVNEKGVYVGVEEDDSDNESEAADEDLGNIWNEMALSIECSKDVARETSHKEKADVVEDCEHSFILKDDMGYVCRVCGVIEKSILEIIDVQFTKAKRNTRTYASETRTKRFGESDNELKFSEEGLMIGGLAAHPTHAAEMKPHQIEGFQFLCSNLVADDPGGCIMAHAPGSGKTFMIISFMQSFLAKYPQAKPLVVLPKGILPTWKKEFVRWQVEDIPLLDFYSAKAENRAQQLSILKQWMEKKSILFLGYQQFSTIVCDDTTDSLSCQEILLKVPSILILDEGHTPRNEDTNLLQSLAQVQTPRKVVLSGTLYQNHVKEVFNILNLVRPKFLKLDTSKSAVKRILAYTPCDVRGRLTGSNSDMASMFNETVEHTLQKSEDFTVKIKVIQDLREMTKKVLHYYKGDFLDELPGLADFTVVLNLSPKQLNEVKKLRREKRKFKVSAVGSAIYLHPKLKVFSDKSDDVSDTTMDEMVEKLDLNEGVKAKFFLNLINLCDSAGEKLLVFSQYLIPLKFLERLAALAKGWKLGKEVFVLTGNTSSEQREWSMETFNSSPDAKIFFGSIKACGEGISLVGASRILILDVPLNPSVTRQAIGRAFRPGQKKMVHAYRLIAGSSPEEEDHNTCFKKEVISKMWFEWNEYCGYQNFEVETIDVDEAGDTFLESPALREDIRVLYKR
- the DRD1 gene encoding SNF2 domain-containing protein / helicase domain-containing protein (DEFECTIVE IN RNA-DIRECTED DNA METHYLATION 1 (DRD1); FUNCTIONS IN: helicase activity, DNA binding, ATP binding, nucleic acid binding; INVOLVED IN: DNA methylation, production of siRNA involved in RNA interference; LOCATED IN: cellular_component unknown; EXPRESSED IN: 9 plant structures; EXPRESSED DURING: 6 growth stages; CONTAINS InterPro DOMAIN/s: DEAD-like helicase, N-terminal (InterPro:IPR014001), DNA/RNA helicase, C-terminal (InterPro:IPR001650), Helicase, superfamily 1/2, ATP-binding domain (InterPro:IPR014021), SNF2-related (InterPro:IPR000330); BEST Arabidopsis thaliana protein match is: chromatin remodeling 34 (TAIR:AT2G21450.1); Has 13448 Blast hits to 11886 proteins in 1506 species: Archae - 91; Bacteria - 3564; Metazoa - 3285; Fungi - 3284; Plants - 1229; Viruses - 105; Other Eukaryotes - 1890 (source: NCBI BLink).); translated protein: MGFVYIVMTGYYKNVHKRKQNQVDDGPEAKRVKSSAKVIDYSNPFAVSNMLEALDSGKFGSVSKELEEIADMRMDLVKRSIWLYPSLAYTVFEAEKTMDNQQVVEGVINLDDDDDDDTDVEKKALCVVPSSSEIVLLDSDDEDNERQRPMYQFQSTLVQHQKNQGDVTPLIPQCSFEEVDLGRGKEMPSAIKAIVEGQTSRGKVLPIENGVVNEKGVYVGVEEDDSDNESEAADEDLGNIWNEMALSIECSKDVARETSHKEKADVVEDCEHSFILKDDMGYVCRVCGVIEKSILEIIDVQFTKAKRNTRTYASETRTKRFGESDNELKFSEEGLMIGGLAAHPTHAAEMKPHQIEGFQFLCSNLVADDPGGCIMAHAPGSGKTFMIISFMQSFLAKYPQAKPLVVLPKGILPTWKKEFVRWQVEDIPLLDFYSAKAENRAQQLSILKQWMEKKSILFLGYQQFSTIVCDDTTDSLSCQEILLKVPSILILDEGHTPRNEDTNLLQSLAQVQTPRKVVLSGTLYQNHVKEVFNILNLVRPKFLKLDTSKSAVKRILAYTPCDVRGRLTGSNSDMASMFNETVEHTLQKSEDFTVKIKVIQDLREMTKKVLHYYKGDFLDELPGLADFTVVLNLSPKQLNEVKKLRREKRKFKVSAVGSAIYLHPKLKVFSDKSDDVSDTTMDEMVEKLDLNEGVKAKFFLNLINLCDSAGEKLLVFSQYLIPLKFLERLAALAKGWKLGKEVFVLTGNTSSEQREWSMETFNSSPDAKIFFGSIKACGEGISLVGASRILILDVPLNPSVTRQAIGRAFRPGQKKMVHAYRLIAGSSPEEEDHNTCFKKEVISKMWFEWNEYCGYQNFEVETIDVDEAGDTFLESPALREDIRVLYKR